A single window of Granulicella mallensis MP5ACTX8 DNA harbors:
- a CDS encoding HlyD family efflux transporter periplasmic adaptor subunit — MSPLNGIDEQSQRTNRGNLISAGILAGALISGAMVMHSSTAHPRTDDAEVTANFIGMAPLVEGPVVELPVHDNDFVKKGTLLYKIDDRPYLYALQSALAAQEQLEGLIENESRQISSQVSHVEVSTAGRQAALANEVRADDEIQVSEAGISEAEAAVKQAQADSEYASGNLHRIEPLLAKGFITTDDVHRARTLADAKTAAVQQADSQLTLAKAKLLAATAQRQQAVAQKAQSEAQVNESEHSVLVLAPLIAQRESRAAAVRLARYNYEQCSVVAPFDARVTNLTISEGQYAKVGQQVFTLIDSRTWWALANFRESQISHITPGESVDVYLMSDSKTKLHGTVESVGYGVTPDPDVVGKLASGLPDVQRTLNWVRLASRYPVRIRIIDPPPSVLRVGQVANVIVR; from the coding sequence TTGAGTCCCTTGAACGGAATCGACGAACAATCGCAACGAACCAATCGTGGCAATCTCATCAGCGCAGGCATCCTCGCGGGCGCATTGATATCTGGGGCTATGGTCATGCACAGCTCAACTGCCCATCCGAGGACGGACGATGCCGAAGTCACTGCCAACTTTATCGGCATGGCGCCTCTTGTCGAAGGGCCGGTCGTAGAGCTGCCTGTGCACGATAACGACTTCGTAAAGAAGGGCACGCTTCTCTATAAGATCGACGATCGGCCGTACCTCTATGCTCTGCAGAGCGCTCTCGCCGCGCAGGAACAACTCGAAGGCCTTATCGAAAATGAATCACGGCAGATCTCCTCGCAGGTAAGCCATGTCGAGGTCTCTACAGCCGGAAGGCAAGCGGCTCTGGCGAACGAGGTTCGCGCTGACGATGAGATACAAGTGAGTGAAGCCGGGATCTCCGAGGCTGAAGCAGCCGTCAAACAAGCCCAGGCTGATTCGGAGTACGCTTCCGGCAATCTGCATCGTATCGAGCCCCTGCTGGCTAAGGGGTTTATCACAACCGACGATGTACACCGTGCTCGCACGCTTGCAGACGCAAAGACTGCAGCAGTACAGCAGGCTGACTCGCAGCTTACTTTGGCCAAAGCAAAGCTGCTCGCGGCAACTGCGCAAAGACAGCAGGCGGTCGCACAAAAGGCTCAAAGCGAAGCCCAGGTGAACGAGTCGGAACATTCCGTCCTGGTTCTCGCTCCCCTGATTGCACAGAGGGAAAGCCGCGCTGCCGCAGTTAGGTTGGCGCGATACAACTACGAGCAGTGCAGCGTTGTAGCTCCGTTTGATGCGCGCGTTACGAACCTGACCATCTCTGAAGGACAGTATGCCAAGGTGGGCCAGCAGGTATTTACGCTGATCGATAGCCGCACCTGGTGGGCGCTTGCTAACTTTCGGGAATCCCAGATCAGCCATATCACGCCGGGTGAATCCGTTGATGTGTACCTGATGTCCGACTCGAAGACAAAACTTCACGGCACCGTGGAGAGCGTCGGGTACGGTGTCACGCCGGACCCGGATGTCGTCGGAAAACTGGCTTCCGGGCTGCCTGATGTGCAGCGCACTCTCAACTGGGTGAGGCTCGCGTCGCGTTATCCAGTACGCATCCGCATTATCGATCCCCCACCTTCGGTCCTGCGCGTTGGGCAGGTTGCGAATGTCATCGTCCGGTAA
- a CDS encoding SDR family oxidoreductase — translation MKIVVIGGSGLIGSKLVNKLREHGHEAIPASPNSGVNTLTGEGLGEVLKGASVVVDVSNSPSFEEAAATNFFTTATRNLLQHEQAAGVRHHVALSVVGTDRLAARRPSDAEETIRGYFRAKLVQEKLIAESSIPYSIVHATQFFEFFKSIADASSDGTTVRLAPVLIQPMAAEDVAAAVGRGAVGAPVNGIVEVGGPQEFRLDEFVRQGLHAHNDPRTVVADVGAGYFGVEVDERTLVPGKDARLGETHFKTWLSQSTVSAIGASR, via the coding sequence ATGAAAATCGTAGTGATCGGCGGCAGTGGTCTCATCGGATCAAAGCTCGTCAATAAGCTTCGTGAGCACGGACACGAAGCGATACCGGCATCACCCAACTCAGGCGTCAACACGCTCACCGGCGAGGGCCTTGGCGAAGTGCTAAAAGGCGCCTCGGTCGTCGTTGATGTATCGAACTCTCCCTCCTTCGAGGAAGCGGCAGCGACGAACTTCTTCACTACTGCCACACGCAACCTGCTTCAGCACGAGCAAGCCGCAGGTGTGCGGCACCACGTTGCGTTGTCGGTCGTGGGGACGGATCGTCTGGCTGCAAGAAGGCCGTCGGATGCGGAAGAGACGATTCGCGGATACTTCCGCGCGAAGCTCGTGCAGGAGAAGTTGATTGCGGAATCTTCGATCCCCTATTCGATCGTCCATGCGACGCAGTTCTTCGAGTTTTTCAAGAGTATCGCTGATGCTTCCAGCGACGGCACGACTGTTCGATTGGCTCCAGTGCTGATCCAACCGATGGCTGCTGAAGATGTAGCTGCCGCGGTTGGACGGGGTGCTGTTGGCGCTCCGGTAAATGGAATCGTTGAAGTGGGCGGGCCGCAAGAGTTCCGTCTCGACGAATTCGTTCGTCAGGGCCTCCACGCACACAACGATCCGCGTACGGTCGTCGCGGACGTCGGCGCCGGTTACTTCGGGGTCGAAGTCGACGAGCGCACGCTTGTCCCCGGTAAAGACGCCCGGCTTGGCGAAACGCATTTCAAAACCTGGCTCAGTCAGTCCACGGTGAGTGCGATAGGTGCGTCTCGATAA
- a CDS encoding FUSC family protein, whose protein sequence is MSRTLQAFPSISRAANVVRAELAMYPGRLSLIFRIVLACTSVMVLVMVFRIPAAALGAYYPLLLSRDSPRATRRSALRTSIACTLGAAEIILGAMLFAGSPFLHFFWLMANLFAVFYLISAMKLYDAAVALGVLIASAMTIWDTGASPATRVTLTLYTLLSILMGCVISAIIETVFAQTHPSDAVLDGIQQRLVLAEKLLRKGGDIDADHASLRIQIGRYATRGTGELREHLAHSSYDGSYKAQLTTVVALSGQLIELSVNLGETIRLLSPSDVVRCNSIAQNIAGIRSRLVQEEAPDWLELSGEHEHANPTLAEIERNIELIAESFSDSDPTPHHHLPEPGEQQKMGIFQEDAFSNPEHLKFAIRGTLSAMACYLFYMSLGWMFLAGSVTTCILTALTNTGATRHKQLLRFAGFFLGACILGFGAETLILPQIDSLAEYTLLFAFVMAIGAWAATSSPRLAYLGFQIVLAYDLTNLNRFTLNTSLVPARDAILGIVLGIIAMWLFFDHLWSRSATVTMRAILLTAIRDVAQLEHSSNTEQRHEMRRFQAECDRINRNFDKIRTLSDLSVFESFPKSRHETFMTHCVESFLPQLRAYLLVKAGLLQYGTTNGSQQYAELVDEVKHRTSALLLGAAQTIEQYPEASVGTIDPGDRRLLHSVKQATREAQGSGQESSATGLRLSSSLLDLALHVQMQLHAPPSE, encoded by the coding sequence ATGTCTCGAACCCTTCAGGCATTTCCGTCGATCAGCCGAGCCGCAAATGTAGTGCGTGCGGAGCTTGCGATGTATCCCGGCAGGCTCTCGCTGATATTCAGAATTGTGCTCGCCTGCACTTCGGTGATGGTGTTGGTGATGGTCTTTCGCATCCCTGCCGCTGCGCTCGGAGCCTACTATCCACTACTGCTTTCGCGTGACAGCCCGCGCGCTACACGCCGATCTGCGCTACGAACGTCGATAGCCTGCACACTTGGCGCTGCGGAGATCATTCTTGGCGCAATGCTCTTTGCGGGCTCGCCATTTCTGCACTTCTTTTGGCTGATGGCAAATCTTTTTGCTGTCTTCTATCTCATCAGCGCGATGAAGCTCTACGACGCGGCCGTGGCTCTGGGCGTGTTGATCGCCTCAGCGATGACCATATGGGATACGGGAGCATCGCCTGCAACTCGTGTGACACTCACCCTGTACACGCTGCTCTCCATTTTGATGGGCTGTGTGATCTCGGCCATCATCGAAACAGTCTTCGCCCAGACTCACCCTTCGGACGCTGTGCTTGACGGCATTCAACAGCGTCTTGTTCTGGCAGAAAAACTCTTGCGCAAAGGTGGCGATATCGATGCCGACCACGCTTCGCTCAGGATTCAAATAGGGCGCTATGCAACGAGGGGCACTGGAGAGCTTCGAGAGCACCTTGCTCATTCGAGTTACGACGGCTCCTACAAGGCTCAGCTTACAACCGTAGTCGCCTTGTCCGGACAGTTGATAGAACTCTCTGTGAATCTTGGGGAAACAATCCGCCTTCTATCGCCGTCCGATGTCGTTCGCTGCAACTCGATCGCACAGAATATCGCAGGAATCCGGTCAAGACTTGTACAGGAGGAGGCGCCTGACTGGCTCGAGCTTTCCGGCGAACATGAACACGCGAATCCGACGCTTGCCGAAATCGAAAGAAACATTGAGCTGATCGCCGAAAGCTTTTCCGACAGTGATCCAACGCCGCATCATCATTTGCCTGAACCCGGCGAGCAGCAGAAGATGGGCATCTTTCAGGAGGATGCTTTCAGTAACCCGGAGCATCTCAAGTTCGCCATTCGTGGAACCCTGAGCGCGATGGCCTGCTATCTCTTTTACATGAGCCTCGGGTGGATGTTTCTGGCAGGCTCGGTGACAACCTGCATCCTTACAGCTCTTACGAATACAGGGGCAACACGGCACAAGCAATTGCTTCGCTTCGCCGGCTTCTTCCTTGGAGCCTGCATTCTCGGCTTTGGAGCAGAGACGTTAATTCTGCCGCAGATCGATTCTCTGGCTGAGTACACACTTCTGTTTGCCTTTGTGATGGCAATCGGAGCCTGGGCGGCCACATCGAGCCCTCGCCTGGCTTATCTCGGATTTCAGATTGTGCTGGCATATGACCTCACCAATCTCAATCGCTTTACGTTGAATACCTCATTGGTTCCGGCCCGCGATGCGATCCTCGGAATTGTTCTCGGGATCATTGCGATGTGGCTTTTCTTCGACCACTTGTGGTCACGTTCGGCCACAGTGACGATGCGGGCCATTCTCTTGACGGCAATTCGAGATGTCGCGCAGTTGGAGCATTCGAGCAACACTGAGCAGCGGCACGAGATGCGTCGCTTTCAAGCCGAGTGCGATCGCATCAATCGCAACTTCGATAAGATTCGTACCCTCTCCGATCTTTCGGTCTTTGAGTCTTTCCCGAAGAGTCGGCACGAGACATTTATGACTCACTGCGTTGAGTCCTTTCTGCCGCAGCTGCGAGCGTATCTTCTTGTGAAGGCTGGGCTGCTTCAATACGGGACGACGAACGGCTCGCAGCAATATGCTGAGCTAGTCGATGAAGTGAAACATCGCACTTCCGCGCTCCTCCTTGGAGCTGCGCAAACCATTGAACAGTATCCGGAGGCTTCGGTTGGGACGATCGATCCTGGAGACAGGCGGCTTCTGCATTCAGTGAAGCAAGCGACACGTGAAGCCCAGGGAAGTGGTCAAGAAAGCTCTGCCACAGGGCTGCGCCTCTCCTCTTCACTCCTGGACCTGGCACTCCATGTTCAGATGCAGCTTCACGCCCCACCCTCCGAGTAG
- a CDS encoding TolC family protein, with the protein MSFARNVLKSSLTWPLLILCSVAPQAWSQRAPNLPDAPWQPSATVMKKYVPTVTHGEAELDATDAYTLGQLIDIAESNNPTTKEAWNHAKASAAAVGIAKSELYPTLFAFATGKNYNTPPLLYNAFVVQDIGLFATAVHLDYTLVDFGARRSEITATQAKLVAANLSFNDAHLQLIQQVSQAYYALLNASGLRAAAEVNYSDAEALDEAAQERRNNGLATLPDLLEAHAEKEKANYDLQSAIGAEKTAFGDLATAIAAQPTHSFKVQELDDLHIPDALDQSVEDAIASAYQQRPDLLAERAKVKAAHAEVTHTTSAYFPTLSFEGEGGWVRAWGQQDPYPGTYAQTRTYEAGLSLKWTIFDGLRRENRISQAKAEEAAARNVVHEHEDQIADHVWTSYEDAVTALEQRKAAAALLTASTESHSAAVESYKDGVRNLLDVLNAERDLARARALDVTARTRVLQSFTSLAFRTGDLLAQHPKGKTP; encoded by the coding sequence ATGTCTTTCGCTAGAAACGTACTGAAGTCAAGCCTGACGTGGCCTCTGCTCATCCTCTGCTCTGTAGCTCCCCAGGCATGGAGCCAGCGTGCCCCGAATCTCCCGGATGCCCCCTGGCAACCCTCTGCGACGGTGATGAAGAAGTACGTTCCCACCGTTACGCATGGCGAAGCGGAGTTGGACGCAACCGATGCTTACACGCTCGGGCAACTGATCGACATTGCCGAATCCAACAACCCAACGACCAAAGAGGCCTGGAACCACGCCAAGGCGAGTGCGGCCGCGGTGGGGATCGCGAAGAGCGAGCTGTACCCGACGCTGTTCGCGTTCGCCACGGGCAAAAATTACAACACCCCGCCGCTTCTCTATAACGCCTTCGTCGTGCAGGATATCGGTCTCTTTGCTACCGCTGTCCACCTCGATTACACGCTGGTCGATTTCGGCGCCCGCCGGTCTGAAATCACGGCGACGCAGGCAAAACTGGTTGCTGCGAATCTGAGCTTCAATGACGCACACCTCCAACTGATTCAACAGGTGAGTCAGGCGTACTACGCTCTCCTGAACGCCAGCGGATTACGGGCAGCAGCGGAAGTGAATTACAGCGATGCGGAGGCCTTGGATGAAGCGGCGCAGGAGAGACGCAACAATGGCCTTGCCACGCTGCCAGACCTTCTCGAAGCCCACGCGGAAAAAGAAAAGGCTAACTACGATCTCCAGAGTGCGATTGGGGCGGAGAAGACCGCCTTCGGAGATCTGGCTACAGCGATCGCTGCCCAGCCCACTCACTCCTTCAAGGTCCAGGAACTGGATGACCTGCACATTCCGGATGCTCTGGATCAGTCCGTAGAAGATGCGATTGCAAGCGCCTACCAGCAGCGCCCGGATCTTCTTGCCGAAAGGGCGAAGGTGAAGGCTGCCCATGCCGAGGTAACTCACACCACCTCCGCCTATTTTCCGACGCTTAGTTTTGAAGGCGAAGGAGGCTGGGTTCGTGCATGGGGACAACAGGATCCCTATCCGGGGACCTATGCGCAGACCCGAACCTACGAGGCAGGTCTTTCGCTCAAATGGACCATCTTCGATGGACTGCGCCGGGAGAACCGCATCTCGCAGGCAAAGGCGGAGGAAGCTGCGGCGAGGAACGTTGTGCATGAACATGAAGATCAGATAGCCGATCACGTCTGGACCAGCTATGAGGATGCTGTTACGGCGCTCGAGCAACGGAAAGCTGCGGCAGCGTTGCTCACGGCCTCTACCGAATCTCATTCGGCTGCGGTTGAGTCGTACAAGGACGGTGTACGTAACCTGCTGGATGTCCTGAATGCAGAGCGCGACCTTGCACGAGCCAGGGCTCTCGATGTCACTGCGCGTACACGAGTCCTGCAGTCGTTCACCAGTCTCGCGTTCAGGACAGGCGATCTCCTCGCACAACACCCGAAAGGTAAAACCCCATGA
- a CDS encoding YtcA family lipoprotein, whose amino-acid sequence MKINFTLNPLQPLGRCATLVLTTLVVLCVSGCSYSPSFNLLGSYFPSWIVCFAVATALTAVIHAVFTKTKLVTELWPLPVVYTCLISFLSCTLWIIFFN is encoded by the coding sequence ATGAAGATCAACTTCACGCTGAATCCCTTACAGCCGCTTGGAAGGTGCGCCACTCTCGTTCTCACGACGCTTGTCGTGCTCTGTGTGAGCGGCTGTTCCTATTCGCCCTCATTCAATCTCCTCGGTTCGTACTTTCCTTCCTGGATTGTCTGCTTCGCTGTCGCGACGGCACTGACGGCTGTGATCCACGCAGTATTCACCAAAACAAAGTTGGTGACCGAACTCTGGCCGCTGCCCGTTGTTTACACCTGTTTGATCAGCTTCCTGAGCTGCACGCTCTGGATCATCTTCTTCAATTAA
- a CDS encoding AraC family transcriptional regulator yields MSQIADVDTGGPEQVPVSTSLRTHEVLVRSQEIPPLGPGDKARIWRHPGLEDVEVLQGSYQNYEFAQHFHTVPAIGVVNRGTMSTYCQGATHILPTGTVFLLNPGEVHAPKSATENGWGLRVIYLDKDFFQSRAEDFQFGVPQFVKPFVQDAALAASLLRLHRKLEEDADTLNIENDLADVFTHLSERHVREPRNDSTIRDERNKILRVKDYLHSYYSKNISVEDLAEIAQLSRFHLMRTFRRDVGLSPHAYLTQIRVEAAKKLLSEGASIVDVASDIGFTDQSHFTRHFKRMTGVTPGQYLPQWRPNRFPAPRLAE; encoded by the coding sequence GTGAGCCAGATCGCAGATGTCGATACGGGCGGACCAGAGCAAGTCCCGGTCTCTACGAGTCTAAGAACGCATGAGGTGCTCGTGCGCTCCCAGGAGATACCGCCTCTAGGTCCGGGGGACAAAGCGCGAATCTGGCGCCATCCGGGACTCGAAGATGTCGAAGTGCTACAGGGTTCCTATCAGAATTACGAGTTTGCCCAGCACTTTCATACTGTGCCCGCTATCGGTGTCGTAAACCGCGGAACGATGAGCACCTATTGTCAAGGTGCCACGCATATTCTCCCCACAGGAACGGTATTCCTACTCAATCCGGGGGAGGTGCATGCTCCAAAGTCTGCCACTGAAAACGGTTGGGGCCTTCGAGTGATCTACCTTGACAAGGATTTCTTTCAGAGCCGAGCGGAGGATTTCCAATTTGGAGTTCCACAGTTTGTGAAACCGTTTGTGCAAGATGCTGCTCTCGCAGCAAGCCTGCTACGACTGCATCGCAAACTGGAGGAAGACGCGGACACTCTTAACATCGAAAACGATTTGGCTGATGTGTTTACTCATCTGAGCGAACGACACGTGCGTGAGCCGAGAAATGATTCGACGATTCGGGACGAGCGGAACAAGATCCTCCGCGTCAAAGACTACCTCCATAGCTACTACTCGAAGAACATCAGCGTTGAAGATCTGGCCGAAATCGCACAGCTCAGCCGCTTTCACCTGATGAGAACCTTTCGGCGAGACGTAGGCCTCTCTCCCCATGCCTATCTGACACAGATTCGGGTCGAGGCGGCGAAAAAACTCCTGAGCGAGGGGGCTTCGATTGTGGATGTTGCGAGTGACATCGGATTCACAGATCAGAGCCATTTCACCCGCCACTTCAAGCGAATGACAGGAGTCACACCCGGACAGTACCTTCCGCAGTGGCGTCCGAATCGATTCCCTGCCCCGAGGCTCGCGGAGTAG